In one Chryseobacterium camelliae genomic region, the following are encoded:
- a CDS encoding sigma-70 family RNA polymerase sigma factor: MTKNEVFKNWIEQYSESLLRRAVYLLSDKVEAEDVVQEVFIAAFSSYDSFKGKSQPLTWLMTILNRKVADFYRKKYKSEPKIKLDHFFDETGSWKNDDVLNDWDASNKETELLDDKDFNKTLEDCIEDLPSRWKIPMKMYYLEEKKAPEVSQELDISTTNLWKILQRSRMQLRECLEFNWFAKS, encoded by the coding sequence ATGACAAAAAACGAAGTATTCAAAAACTGGATAGAGCAATATTCCGAATCGTTGTTGAGAAGGGCTGTGTATCTGCTTTCGGATAAAGTTGAGGCAGAAGATGTGGTTCAGGAGGTTTTTATTGCTGCTTTTTCGTCGTATGATTCTTTTAAAGGGAAAAGCCAACCGTTGACCTGGCTGATGACTATTCTGAATAGAAAAGTTGCTGATTTTTATCGTAAAAAATATAAATCTGAACCAAAAATAAAACTAGACCATTTTTTTGATGAAACCGGTTCGTGGAAAAATGATGATGTCCTTAATGATTGGGATGCTTCCAACAAAGAAACTGAGCTTCTCGACGATAAAGATTTTAATAAAACATTGGAAGATTGTATTGAAGATTTGCCCTCCAGATGGAAGATTCCGATGAAAATGTATTATCTTGAAGAAAAAAAAGCACCTGAAGTGAGTCAGGAATTAGATATTTCTACGACTAATCTTTGGAAGATTTTACAGCGAAGCAGAATGCAGTTGCGAGAGTGTCTGGAATTTAACTGGTTTGCAAAATCATAA
- a CDS encoding DUF417 family protein encodes MNGTLLKINKENRTGRIGYYISLFGVSLTLLWIGIFKFTPTEAAGIKNLVENHFLTFFVYDIVSVQTVSNAIGTIEIIIALLLVFSVKFASLRKYAAIGMIVTFLTTLSYLFTTPGIWKIVDGIPVTDFFILKDLMLLGFGLMILNGKK; translated from the coding sequence ATGAACGGAACTCTATTAAAAATCAACAAAGAAAACCGAACGGGCAGGATTGGTTATTATATCTCGCTTTTCGGCGTTTCACTAACCTTGCTTTGGATCGGAATTTTCAAATTCACACCGACAGAAGCAGCTGGAATAAAAAATCTGGTAGAAAACCATTTTCTCACTTTTTTCGTATATGATATCGTAAGTGTGCAAACAGTGTCAAATGCTATCGGGACGATAGAAATTATCATTGCTTTACTATTGGTATTTAGTGTGAAATTTGCATCACTGAGAAAATATGCTGCTATCGGAATGATTGTAACTTTTCTTACGACATTGAGTTACTTATTTACCACTCCGGGAATATGGAAAATTGTAGACGGGATTCCGGTTACAGACTTCTTTATCTTAAAAGATCTGATGCTTTTGGGATTTGGCTTAATGATTTTAAATGGAAAAAAATGA